From Rudanella lutea DSM 19387, a single genomic window includes:
- a CDS encoding RagB/SusD family nutrient uptake outer membrane protein produces the protein MKRITSILFIFCLVAASSCSDKFLDVQPKAALSATALQNKAGVNALLTGAYALLDGWATPEGAYRSYQVGADNWVYGSVASDDAYKGTIAGDQPPISLIEQANIQSDNIYFRGKWRGMYDGIARVNDALQALTGAKDMTDAEKALVTAEARFLRGHFHFELKKMYNKVVYIDEKMYDPNNLESAKLTNTADIWPKIVEDLNAAYTALPAKQTQAGRPTKWAAAATLAKAYLFQKKYAEAKTLLEGIVASNQYRLMDRYHDNFRAVTNNNAESIFEVQYSVNDGASGGENGNAGSTLNYPYGGGGVTTCCGFFQPSQNLVNAFKTDASGLPLIDTFNDNDVKSDQGIESTAPFTPETRTLDPRLDWTVGRRGVPYLDWGVHPGKAYVRDQAYGGPYSPKKHVMYRSDVGTNTFAGNPRLNANNYRMIRYSHVLLWLAEIEAEIGDLEKARDYVNRIRKRAANPDGFVKNADGTPAANYLIKEYATAWTDRAVARKAVQFEQRLEFAMEGHRRFDLVRWGIADEVLNKYYAAESAKRSYLRGVQFVKGKHEYFPIPLQEILNSQKDGKPTLEQNPGY, from the coding sequence ATGAAACGCATTACCTCCATCCTATTCATATTCTGTCTGGTAGCGGCTTCGTCCTGCTCCGATAAATTTTTAGATGTGCAGCCCAAAGCCGCCCTGTCGGCCACGGCGTTGCAAAACAAAGCGGGTGTCAACGCCCTGCTGACGGGTGCCTACGCCCTGCTCGACGGCTGGGCCACGCCCGAAGGAGCCTACCGCTCGTATCAGGTTGGCGCCGACAACTGGGTGTACGGCAGTGTAGCCTCCGACGATGCCTACAAAGGAACAATTGCCGGTGACCAGCCGCCTATTTCGCTCATCGAGCAGGCCAACATCCAGTCGGACAATATCTATTTCCGGGGCAAATGGCGGGGTATGTACGATGGTATTGCGCGGGTAAACGATGCCCTGCAGGCATTGACCGGTGCCAAAGACATGACCGATGCCGAAAAAGCTCTTGTAACGGCGGAGGCCCGGTTTTTGCGCGGCCACTTTCACTTCGAGTTGAAAAAAATGTATAACAAGGTGGTGTACATCGACGAGAAGATGTACGACCCCAACAACCTCGAAAGTGCCAAGCTGACCAATACGGCCGACATCTGGCCCAAAATTGTAGAAGACCTCAATGCGGCTTACACGGCTCTGCCTGCCAAACAAACCCAGGCTGGGCGGCCTACCAAGTGGGCGGCTGCGGCTACGTTGGCCAAAGCGTATCTGTTCCAGAAAAAATACGCCGAAGCCAAAACCCTGCTAGAGGGTATTGTTGCCAGCAACCAATATCGGCTGATGGATCGGTACCACGATAACTTCCGGGCTGTAACCAACAACAACGCGGAGTCGATTTTTGAGGTGCAGTACTCGGTCAACGACGGCGCGTCGGGCGGTGAAAACGGCAATGCCGGCTCAACCCTGAACTATCCGTACGGGGGTGGGGGCGTCACAACCTGCTGTGGGTTCTTCCAGCCTTCGCAAAACCTCGTTAACGCGTTCAAGACCGACGCCAGTGGCCTGCCTCTGATCGATACATTTAACGACAACGACGTAAAAAGCGACCAGGGCATTGAGTCGACAGCTCCATTTACGCCCGAAACCCGCACGCTCGACCCTCGTCTCGACTGGACGGTGGGCCGCCGGGGCGTTCCGTACCTCGACTGGGGCGTTCACCCCGGTAAAGCCTACGTGCGCGATCAGGCCTACGGTGGCCCCTACTCGCCCAAGAAGCACGTCATGTATCGTTCGGATGTGGGTACCAACACCTTTGCAGGCAACCCCCGTCTGAACGCCAACAACTACCGCATGATCCGGTATAGCCACGTACTGCTGTGGCTGGCCGAAATCGAAGCCGAAATCGGCGATCTCGAAAAAGCGCGCGATTACGTCAACCGGATTCGGAAGCGGGCCGCCAACCCCGATGGTTTTGTGAAAAACGCCGACGGAACGCCAGCCGCCAACTATCTCATTAAGGAGTACGCAACCGCCTGGACCGACCGCGCCGTGGCCCGCAAAGCGGTGCAGTTTGAGCAGCGTCTGGAGTTTGCGATGGAAGGCCACCGCCGGTTTGATCTGGTACGCTGGGGCATTGCCGACGAGGTGCTGAACAAATACTACGCGGCCGAGAGCGCCAAGCGCAGCTACCTCAGAGGGGTACAGTTTGTGAAAGGTAAGCACGAGTACTTCCCGATTCCGTTGCAGGAAATTCTGAACAGCCAGAAAGACGGAAAACCCACGCTAGAGCAAAATCCGGGTTACTAA
- the tsaE gene encoding tRNA (adenosine(37)-N6)-threonylcarbamoyltransferase complex ATPase subunit type 1 TsaE: protein MTLHFKSLDELDEVANRLLSEAGPHRVWLFEGDMGAGKTTLIKALCRALNVVSVVQSPTFGIVNEYTTQSGDPIYHFDCYRLRNEAEALDIGLEEYFDSGNYCFVEWPERIEALWPTPHFRVQLTADPTGKRTVNIS, encoded by the coding sequence ATGACACTTCACTTCAAATCGCTGGACGAATTAGATGAGGTTGCCAACCGGTTGCTCAGCGAGGCCGGGCCGCATCGGGTCTGGCTATTCGAGGGCGATATGGGTGCCGGGAAAACCACGCTCATTAAAGCCCTGTGCCGGGCCCTAAACGTGGTCAGCGTGGTACAGAGCCCCACGTTCGGGATCGTCAATGAATACACCACCCAGAGCGGAGACCCGATTTATCATTTCGATTGTTACCGGCTCCGTAACGAAGCCGAAGCACTCGATATTGGTCTGGAAGAGTATTTTGACTCGGGCAACTACTGCTTTGTCGAATGGCCCGAACGCATTGAAGCCCTCTGGCCAACCCCGCATTTTCGGGTACAGCTTACGGCCGATCCCACCGGTAAGCGCACTGTAAATATAAGTTAA
- a CDS encoding alanine dehydrogenase: protein MTGFEELAKQTALYPKEAPAAVRTDKHSLQIGLPKEVSFQENRIALTPEAVAILVRHGHRVVVETAAGTGAKFSDNDYSEAGAQIVYSPEEVFDSNVILKVEPLVDHEFAYLKSGSTLISALNLPSHERRYFERLNEKQITGIGYEYIEDPGGGLPVIRTMSEIAGSTVMLIAGEYLSSVNGRGVILGGITGVPPTKVVILGAGTVAEYAIRAAHGMGVDIKVFDRHLYKLQRLKYAVGQPIYTAIIDSDTLAEAIERADVVIGAIRGDDGHSPVVVTDEMVSRMRPEAVIVDVAIDQGGNFESSRMTSHKNPTFQHHGIIHYCVPNIASRVAHTASMALSNIFLPFLLETGTIGGIEEMMYKNRWFMKGVYSHKGTLTNAYIARKFSMRFKDLQLLLAARF from the coding sequence GTGACTGGATTCGAGGAATTAGCCAAGCAAACGGCTTTGTACCCTAAAGAAGCCCCGGCGGCCGTCAGAACGGATAAGCACAGCCTTCAGATTGGCCTGCCCAAAGAGGTTTCGTTTCAGGAAAACCGCATCGCCCTCACACCCGAGGCCGTCGCGATTCTGGTACGCCATGGTCACCGGGTGGTGGTCGAAACGGCGGCCGGCACCGGGGCCAAGTTCAGCGACAACGACTACAGCGAAGCCGGGGCTCAGATTGTGTATTCACCCGAAGAAGTGTTCGACTCGAACGTGATTCTGAAAGTAGAGCCGCTGGTCGATCATGAGTTTGCCTACCTGAAGTCGGGCAGTACCCTGATTTCGGCGCTCAACCTGCCCTCGCACGAGCGTCGGTACTTCGAGCGGCTCAACGAAAAACAGATTACCGGTATCGGGTACGAGTACATCGAAGATCCCGGCGGAGGGCTCCCCGTGATCCGAACCATGAGCGAAATTGCGGGCAGTACCGTCATGCTTATTGCGGGCGAGTACCTCAGCAGTGTCAACGGGCGGGGCGTCATTCTGGGCGGCATCACGGGCGTACCTCCCACCAAAGTGGTGATTCTGGGCGCGGGCACCGTGGCCGAATACGCGATCCGGGCGGCCCACGGTATGGGCGTTGACATTAAAGTATTCGACCGGCACCTCTACAAACTGCAACGCCTGAAATACGCCGTTGGGCAACCTATTTACACCGCCATTATCGACTCCGACACCCTGGCTGAGGCCATCGAACGGGCCGATGTGGTGATTGGAGCCATCCGGGGCGACGATGGGCACAGCCCCGTGGTTGTAACCGACGAGATGGTGTCACGAATGCGGCCCGAAGCCGTCATTGTCGACGTAGCCATTGATCAGGGCGGCAACTTTGAGTCGTCGCGCATGACCTCGCACAAAAACCCCACGTTTCAGCACCACGGCATCATTCACTACTGCGTGCCCAACATTGCATCGCGCGTAGCCCACACGGCGAGCATGGCTTTGAGCAACATCTTTTTGCCGTTTTTGCTCGAAACCGGCACCATTGGCGGCATCGAAGAAATGATGTACAAGAACCGCTGGTTCATGAAAGGTGTTTACTCCCACAAAGGCACATTGACCAATGCCTACATTGCCCGCAAGTTCAGTATGCGATTTAAGGATTTGCAGCTCTTGCTGGCCGCACGGTTTTAA
- the gyrB gene encoding DNA topoisomerase (ATP-hydrolyzing) subunit B — protein MTNELIETDVLTNTADSAPLGEYGADNIQVLEGLEAVRKRPAMYIGDVGIKGLHHLIWEVVDNSIDEALAGYCDTIHVTINADNSITVRDNGRGIPTGINTKMGKSALEIAMTVLHAGGKFDKDTYKVSGGLHGVGVSCVNALSTDVRVEVHREGKIFEQEYKIGIPQYDVRVIGEADDTGTITHFKPDGSIFTETVYRYDTVAGRLRELAYLNKGIRIFLKDMRELDETGEPINQTEFFSEGGLVEFVKYLDETRPSLDGMAPVYMESTKGSTPVQVALVYNYEASENVLSYVNNINTHEGGTHVQGFRSALTRVLKQYADKNADKFKNLGKLTFTGEDFRKGLTAVISVKVQEPQFEGQTKTKLGNQEVVKAVSQAMDELLETWLEENPKTAQGIVKKVLVSAQARIAAEQAYKRIMADRKDFMGGAGLPGKLADCSDTDPERCELYLVEGDSAGGTAKQGRNRAFQAILPLRGKILNVEKALEHKIYENEEIKNIWTALGVRLEKKDDETVMNLEKLRYHKVIIMTDADVDGSHIRTLILTLFYRNMKALIDNGYVYIAQPPLYLVKKGKEERYCWTEQQREQAVRELAGSGREENVNVQRYKGLGEMNAEQLWSTTMDPERRSLKKVTIESAADADHVFSTLMGDEVAPRREFIERNAKYARVDV, from the coding sequence ATGACAAACGAATTGATCGAAACCGACGTTCTGACCAATACCGCCGACTCGGCCCCCCTGGGGGAGTACGGAGCCGACAACATCCAGGTTCTTGAAGGATTGGAGGCTGTGCGCAAGCGCCCGGCCATGTATATTGGCGACGTTGGGATCAAAGGATTACACCACCTGATTTGGGAGGTGGTCGATAACTCTATCGACGAAGCACTGGCCGGTTACTGCGACACCATACACGTCACTATTAATGCCGACAACTCCATCACCGTGCGCGACAACGGCCGGGGTATCCCAACGGGTATCAATACCAAAATGGGCAAGTCGGCCCTCGAAATTGCCATGACCGTGCTTCATGCCGGTGGTAAGTTCGACAAAGACACCTACAAAGTGTCGGGTGGTTTGCACGGCGTGGGGGTATCCTGCGTGAACGCCCTCTCGACCGATGTCCGCGTGGAGGTTCACCGCGAAGGCAAAATCTTTGAGCAGGAATACAAAATCGGGATCCCGCAGTACGACGTTCGCGTGATTGGCGAAGCTGACGATACCGGGACCATTACCCACTTCAAACCCGACGGCAGCATTTTCACCGAAACCGTGTATCGGTACGACACCGTAGCGGGCCGTCTGCGCGAGTTGGCTTACCTCAACAAAGGCATCCGGATTTTCCTGAAGGACATGCGGGAGCTCGACGAAACCGGCGAGCCTATCAATCAGACCGAGTTTTTCTCAGAAGGTGGCCTGGTTGAGTTTGTAAAATACCTCGACGAAACCCGGCCTTCGCTGGACGGCATGGCCCCCGTGTACATGGAGAGCACCAAAGGCTCTACGCCCGTGCAGGTGGCCCTGGTGTACAACTACGAGGCCTCGGAAAACGTCTTGTCGTACGTAAACAACATCAACACCCACGAGGGCGGCACGCACGTGCAGGGCTTCCGCTCGGCCCTCACGCGGGTACTGAAGCAATACGCCGACAAGAACGCCGATAAGTTCAAGAATCTGGGGAAGCTCACCTTTACGGGCGAAGATTTCCGCAAGGGGCTTACGGCCGTTATTTCGGTGAAGGTGCAGGAGCCTCAGTTTGAAGGGCAAACCAAAACCAAACTGGGCAATCAGGAGGTGGTGAAGGCCGTGAGTCAGGCAATGGACGAACTGCTCGAAACCTGGCTGGAAGAAAACCCCAAAACGGCGCAGGGCATCGTGAAAAAAGTGCTCGTGTCGGCTCAGGCCCGCATTGCTGCCGAACAGGCGTACAAGCGGATCATGGCCGACCGTAAAGACTTTATGGGGGGAGCCGGCCTGCCGGGTAAACTCGCCGACTGCTCAGATACCGACCCCGAACGCTGCGAGCTTTACCTCGTGGAAGGGGACTCGGCCGGTGGAACGGCCAAACAAGGCCGTAACCGGGCGTTTCAGGCCATTTTACCCCTCCGTGGTAAGATTCTGAACGTAGAGAAGGCCCTTGAGCATAAAATCTACGAAAACGAAGAAATCAAGAATATCTGGACGGCCCTCGGCGTTCGACTCGAAAAGAAAGACGACGAGACGGTCATGAACCTCGAAAAACTTCGGTATCACAAGGTCATCATTATGACCGATGCCGACGTCGACGGGTCGCACATCCGGACGCTCATTCTGACGTTGTTCTACCGCAACATGAAGGCGCTTATCGACAACGGTTACGTGTACATTGCGCAGCCTCCCCTGTACCTCGTGAAAAAGGGGAAGGAAGAGCGTTACTGCTGGACCGAGCAACAGCGCGAACAGGCCGTGCGTGAGCTGGCCGGTTCGGGCCGGGAAGAGAACGTAAACGTGCAGCGTTACAAGGGTCTGGGTGAGATGAACGCCGAACAGCTCTGGAGCACCACGATGGACCCCGAGCGCCGGAGCCTCAAGAAAGTAACGATTGAGTCGGCCGCCGACGCTGATCACGTCTTTTCAACGCTCATGGGCGACGAGGTGGCGCCCCGCCGAGAGTTTATCGAACGGAACGCTAAATACGCCCGAGTGGACGTTTAA
- the ppk1 gene encoding polyphosphate kinase 1, with the protein MAKVSEKVSSVIDQSDYLSRDLSWLKFNERVLDQARSPERTLMERLKFLAITASNLDEFFTIRVGSLYNYLDYHKQRVDYSGLREIPFRKALFTAAQQFSQEQQAVYQNELLPLFQKNELRIVQIADLTRHEQSQANDYFDRTIYPTLTPMIYDYTHTFPVLLAKVLIFGVVTQNTDVADGRKILSGDEDDRQRLSFVQIPANLPRFMTFERQSETLFLPIEEIVRHNIKKLYRNVEILAVNLFRITRNGDFTLEESDDAEVDFIDEVKQKIKNRRLGRVVRVETQTVDYGEPSVEWMIKLVKKRWEIDDYNLFEAASLIDFTSLWQIIKYPDFKDDMPVPHPPVPPLGLNREKVADIFETIRERDLFLHHPFNNFEPVLQLLEQAAEDPTVLAIKLTIYRLAKHSRVTEALLKAAENGKHVSVLFEVKARFDEENNIREAQRLQKAGCFVIYGISKFKTHTKLLLVVRNEGDRVVQYAHLSSGNYNEETSKMYTDIGLLTANEIITRDIAEFFNVITGHSLPNRYQYLITAPRNMRNQLIELIQAEAENARQGVPSGICIKINSLEDKAVIDELYQASQAGVPIRLIVRGICCLRPKREGLSGNITVRSVVGDYLEHTRIFYFHNNGKPKVYGGSADIMVRSLDRRIESLFLLADDRVKQQAIHILSYNLRDNVNAYELAEDGTYQKCQVAEGEEPFNIHQRFFDVNWSDVMQARLFEGEHMDKPAPEIHLDESEEHAIANL; encoded by the coding sequence ATGGCTAAAGTCAGCGAAAAAGTAAGCAGTGTTATTGATCAGAGCGACTACCTCAGTCGTGATCTGAGTTGGTTGAAATTTAACGAACGGGTACTCGATCAGGCGCGTAGCCCCGAACGAACCCTGATGGAACGGCTTAAGTTTCTGGCCATTACGGCATCGAATCTGGATGAGTTCTTTACCATTCGGGTGGGTAGTCTGTACAATTATCTTGATTACCACAAACAGCGGGTCGACTATTCGGGTCTGCGCGAAATTCCGTTTCGCAAAGCCCTGTTCACGGCCGCGCAGCAGTTCAGTCAGGAGCAACAGGCCGTGTACCAGAACGAACTCCTGCCCCTATTTCAGAAAAACGAGCTGCGTATTGTTCAGATAGCCGACCTTACCCGGCACGAACAAAGTCAGGCCAACGATTATTTCGACCGGACGATCTACCCGACGCTCACCCCCATGATCTACGACTACACGCATACCTTCCCGGTATTGCTGGCTAAAGTCCTGATCTTCGGGGTCGTGACCCAAAACACCGACGTGGCCGACGGCCGCAAGATTCTGTCGGGCGATGAAGACGACCGGCAGCGGCTGTCGTTTGTGCAGATTCCGGCCAACCTGCCCCGCTTCATGACATTTGAGCGGCAAAGCGAGACCCTGTTTCTACCCATTGAGGAAATTGTGCGGCACAACATCAAAAAGTTGTACCGCAACGTCGAGATCCTGGCCGTAAACCTGTTTCGGATTACGCGCAACGGCGATTTCACGCTCGAAGAAAGCGACGATGCCGAGGTGGATTTCATCGACGAGGTAAAGCAGAAAATCAAGAACCGACGACTCGGGCGGGTGGTGCGTGTTGAAACCCAAACGGTTGACTACGGCGAGCCCAGTGTTGAGTGGATGATCAAGCTGGTGAAAAAACGGTGGGAAATCGACGATTATAACCTCTTTGAAGCAGCCTCACTTATCGACTTCACCAGCCTGTGGCAGATCATCAAATACCCTGATTTTAAGGATGATATGCCCGTGCCACATCCGCCGGTCCCCCCACTGGGCCTGAACCGCGAGAAGGTAGCCGACATTTTCGAGACCATCCGGGAGCGCGACCTGTTTCTGCATCATCCGTTCAATAATTTTGAACCGGTACTTCAGCTGCTCGAACAGGCTGCCGAGGACCCTACGGTGCTGGCCATCAAGCTGACTATTTACCGGTTGGCTAAGCATTCGCGCGTGACCGAAGCCCTGCTCAAAGCCGCCGAAAACGGTAAACACGTATCGGTACTGTTTGAGGTAAAAGCGCGTTTCGACGAAGAAAACAACATTCGGGAAGCTCAGCGCCTGCAAAAAGCGGGTTGCTTCGTGATTTACGGCATCAGCAAGTTTAAAACCCATACCAAGCTGCTGCTGGTAGTGCGTAACGAAGGCGACCGCGTAGTGCAATACGCGCACCTGTCGAGCGGTAACTACAACGAAGAAACCTCGAAAATGTACACCGACATTGGCCTGCTCACGGCCAATGAAATTATCACGCGCGACATTGCCGAGTTTTTCAACGTTATCACGGGGCACTCGCTGCCCAACCGGTACCAGTACCTGATTACGGCCCCGCGCAACATGCGCAACCAGCTAATCGAGTTAATTCAGGCCGAAGCCGAAAACGCCCGGCAGGGGGTTCCGAGCGGTATCTGCATCAAAATCAATTCGCTCGAAGACAAAGCCGTGATCGATGAGCTGTATCAGGCTTCACAAGCGGGTGTGCCGATCCGGCTCATTGTCAGGGGTATTTGCTGTCTGCGGCCAAAACGCGAGGGCTTAAGTGGGAATATTACCGTTCGCTCGGTTGTAGGCGACTACCTGGAACACACCCGGATATTCTATTTTCACAACAATGGCAAACCCAAGGTTTACGGCGGTAGTGCCGACATCATGGTGCGGAGCCTCGACCGGCGGATCGAATCGCTGTTTCTGCTGGCCGACGACCGGGTAAAACAGCAGGCCATCCATATTCTGAGCTACAACCTGCGCGACAACGTGAACGCCTACGAACTGGCCGAAGACGGTACGTACCAGAAATGCCAGGTTGCCGAAGGCGAAGAGCCGTTTAATATTCACCAGCGCTTTTTCGACGTCAACTGGTCGGATGTGATGCAGGCCCGGCTCTTCGAGGGTGAGCATATGGACAAACCGGCGCCTGAAATTCATCTCGACGAAAGCGAGGAACACGCCATCGCTAACCTGTAA
- a CDS encoding RNA polymerase sigma factor — MRTLMTDEELIRQYLHSGTNTCLEALYNRYSTKVYQRCMAVIRDTNKAQDYTHDIFIRIFARLDRFQERSSFATWLYSISYNYCIDQLRADKRLMMTALDTQTDYHSYTTEEADGYEYNLQLLSKVMKTMPDNEARLLRLKYQEGLDIRQIASQLNINDSAVKMRLKRSRERAKRLYQVAVC, encoded by the coding sequence ATGAGAACCCTCATGACCGATGAAGAGCTGATTCGGCAGTATTTGCATTCCGGAACGAATACCTGTCTGGAGGCTTTGTACAATCGCTATTCGACTAAGGTGTACCAGCGCTGTATGGCGGTGATACGAGACACAAACAAAGCCCAGGACTACACGCACGACATTTTTATCCGCATCTTCGCCCGGCTCGATCGGTTTCAGGAGCGGTCGAGCTTTGCAACCTGGCTTTATTCTATTTCGTACAACTACTGCATTGATCAGCTTCGGGCCGATAAGCGCTTGATGATGACGGCTCTGGATACCCAAACGGATTACCACTCGTACACGACCGAGGAGGCCGACGGGTACGAATACAATCTGCAACTGCTCTCGAAGGTGATGAAAACCATGCCTGACAACGAGGCCCGACTGTTACGGTTGAAATACCAGGAAGGGTTAGATATTCGGCAGATTGCGAGTCAGCTAAATATTAATGATAGTGCCGTGAAGATGCGGCTGAAACGTTCGCGCGAGCGGGCCAAACGATTGTATCAGGTGGCAGTATGTTAA
- a CDS encoding heme NO-binding domain-containing protein, which yields MKGLVFTEFLEMVEERFGYDIVDQILTTSDLPSGGIYAAVGTYNHSEMITLVEQVSQRTNQSVPELLRSYGQYMFNIFTRSYRQLLDRSDSAFSLFHFIQEYHSVEVRKLYPDAELPHFSVEQPAPDHLTMHYTSERKLSDFAHGLIEGCLEHFGEQATVTKTDLTDDGSQVLFDIVKR from the coding sequence ATGAAAGGACTTGTATTCACAGAGTTTCTGGAGATGGTCGAAGAGCGGTTTGGATACGACATTGTCGACCAAATCCTTACGACATCAGACCTGCCTTCGGGTGGAATTTATGCGGCTGTAGGCACCTATAACCACAGCGAAATGATTACGCTCGTTGAACAGGTAAGCCAGCGTACTAACCAATCAGTACCTGAACTGCTACGGTCGTACGGGCAATACATGTTCAACATATTTACCCGGAGCTACCGCCAGCTGTTAGACCGTAGTGATTCAGCGTTTAGCCTTTTCCATTTTATCCAGGAATACCATTCTGTAGAAGTGCGTAAACTTTATCCTGATGCCGAGCTGCCCCATTTTTCCGTTGAGCAGCCCGCCCCCGATCACCTGACCATGCACTACACGTCGGAGCGTAAACTTTCCGATTTTGCCCACGGTCTAATTGAGGGGTGTCTGGAGCATTTTGGCGAGCAGGCAACAGTGACCAAAACAGACCTTACCGACGATGGAAGTCAGGTCTTATTCGATATCGTAAAGCGCTAA